GAAGAAGACATAGAGCCTTTAAAAAAAATGGGCAAATACCATATCAATATCATCCAAATAGATGAAAAACGATTGCATGAAGAAGAAGCAGCCTATGCAATTGGGATGGCTGCTGCAGGAGAGGGCATCTCTTTAACGAAGCCATCAGAAGGAAAAGTCAGTCTGAAAGCCAATGCAAAAGGTCTACTGAAGATTAATAAAAAGCTATTAGAAGCCGTTAATGAGATCGATGATATCATATTGTCCACTAGACATACTCATACCATCGTAGAAGCCAATCAAATTGTAGCTGGAACAAAAGTCATACCCTTGGTTATTGAAAAAGATAAAATTACTAGGGTTAAAAAGATTTTAGAAAAAGAAGAGCCTATGGTTAGCATTAAACCACTCATGCCATTAAAAGTGGGGATTGTGGTAACGGGTACAGAAGTTTATACTGGAAAAATAGAAGATAAATTTGGACAAGTGCTTGTGGATAAAGCAAAAGATATGGGCGGCATACCATTTGACGTATTATTTGCACCTGATGAAGAAGATAAAATTACTCAATGTATTCATAGGCACCTAGAACAAGGTGCAGATTTAGTAATGGTGTCTGGTGGAATGGCTGTTGATGCAGATGATGTAACCCCTAATGCCATAGAAAAGGTTTCTACAGAAGTCATTTCCTATGGTTCACCAGTCTTGCCAGGCGCTATGTTTATGATGGCTTATAGGAAAGATATCCCTATCTTAGGTATCCCGGCTTGTGGTATGTTTAGTAAAATTACCGTATTAGATCTTATATTACCAAGGGTATTTGCTAAAGATAAAATTAATAAAAAGGACATCATTTCATTGGCTCACGGTGGTTTATGCTTAAACTGTGAACGATGTACCTATCCTGTGTGTCCTTTAGGAAAGTAAGGTGAGTGCATATGAATATATTTGAAGAAATTGTTCAATTACAAAAAAACAATGAAAGTTTTGCTGTGGCTACAATTATAGCTTCCAAAGGTTCTACACCGAGGCATATAGGCAAGATGATTGTAAAAAAAGATGGTCAAATTAAAGGCACTATTGGTGGTGGATTAGCAGAGTCATTTGTTATACAAGAAGCAATTCATGCCATAAAAAACAAACAATCCAAAACAGTGGAATACACATTAAATAGCGACGAAAAAGGCGGTATAAAAATGTATTGTGGTGGATCATTATCACTCTTTATTGAAGTGATACCTAAGCGTACACGAGTCATTATTATTGGTGGTGGGCATGTTGGACAAGCAGTAGCCCATTTAGCAAAGACATTAGATTATCAAATTGTTGTAGTCGATGATAGAGAAGCATATGCTAACCAAACAGTATACCCAATGGCAGAAGAACTATATACCCATGAAGATATAGTAAAG
The genomic region above belongs to Natranaerovirga hydrolytica and contains:
- a CDS encoding XdhC family protein, with translation MNIFEEIVQLQKNNESFAVATIIASKGSTPRHIGKMIVKKDGQIKGTIGGGLAESFVIQEAIHAIKNKQSKTVEYTLNSDEKGGIKMYCGGSLSLFIEVIPKRTRVIIIGGGHVGQAVAHLAKTLDYQIVVVDDREAYANQTVYPMAEELYTHEDIVKALEKVKMDDNTYVLIFTKDSDESVLRYVIQEKVAFIGMIGSGRKVIKTFNKLHEEGIKKAALDKVYAPLGLDIGAETPEEIAISIIGEMMKAKNQSSGKSLKDVKRKKFE
- a CDS encoding molybdopterin-binding protein — protein: MIQKVSIENAVGMVLAHDLTKIIPKEYKGAPFKKGYIIKEEDIEPLKKMGKYHINIIQIDEKRLHEEEAAYAIGMAAAGEGISLTKPSEGKVSLKANAKGLLKINKKLLEAVNEIDDIILSTRHTHTIVEANQIVAGTKVIPLVIEKDKITRVKKILEKEEPMVSIKPLMPLKVGIVVTGTEVYTGKIEDKFGQVLVDKAKDMGGIPFDVLFAPDEEDKITQCIHRHLEQGADLVMVSGGMAVDADDVTPNAIEKVSTEVISYGSPVLPGAMFMMAYRKDIPILGIPACGMFSKITVLDLILPRVFAKDKINKKDIISLAHGGLCLNCERCTYPVCPLGK